The proteins below are encoded in one region of Halalkalicoccus jeotgali B3:
- a CDS encoding BolA family protein, which translates to MDAEDVEALIEAGIEDCEATVTHPRGTHDEDHLAAVVVSPAFEGKSLVAQHQLVYDALGDHMTTDIHALELKTYTPDEYEPR; encoded by the coding sequence ATGGACGCCGAGGACGTCGAAGCGCTGATCGAGGCGGGAATCGAGGACTGTGAGGCGACGGTCACCCATCCACGGGGGACTCACGACGAGGACCATCTGGCGGCGGTCGTCGTCTCGCCGGCCTTCGAGGGCAAGTCGCTGGTCGCCCAGCACCAACTGGTCTACGACGCGCTTGGCGATCACATGACCACCGACATCCACGCCCTCGAACTGAAGACCTACACGCCCGACGAGTACGAACC
- the fen gene encoding flap endonuclease-1, with protein MGNAALRDLAAIETVPFEDLSGAVVAVDAHNWLYRYLTTTVKWTADDVYTTAEGTEVANLVGIVQGLPKFFENDLVPVFVFDGVVTDLKDGEIDDRRAAKERAAAEARNARERGDRVEAARLEARTQRLTDTIQRTTRELLELLDVPIVEAPTEGEAQAAHMAKSADVDYAGTEDYDALLFGAPLTLRQLTSKGDPECMDLAATLAAHELTHEQLVDVGILCGTDFNEGVHGMGPKTAVKAIHEHGDLAGVLDARDAVVGEMEAVRELFLQPDVTDDYGFDTALSPDVAGAREYVADWEIPADEVSRGFERIEESVTQTGLDQWT; from the coding sequence ATGGGAAACGCAGCGCTTCGGGACCTCGCGGCGATCGAGACGGTCCCGTTTGAGGACCTGTCGGGGGCGGTCGTCGCGGTCGACGCGCACAACTGGCTCTATCGGTATCTCACGACGACCGTCAAGTGGACCGCAGACGACGTCTACACCACCGCCGAGGGGACCGAAGTCGCCAACCTCGTGGGGATCGTTCAGGGGCTACCGAAGTTCTTCGAGAACGACCTCGTCCCCGTGTTCGTCTTCGACGGCGTCGTCACCGACCTCAAAGACGGCGAGATCGACGACCGGCGCGCCGCCAAGGAACGCGCCGCGGCGGAGGCCCGAAACGCCCGCGAGCGGGGCGATCGTGTCGAGGCCGCCCGGCTCGAGGCGCGCACCCAGCGCCTGACCGACACGATCCAACGGACCACCCGCGAGCTGCTCGAACTGCTCGACGTCCCCATCGTCGAGGCCCCCACCGAGGGCGAGGCCCAAGCCGCCCACATGGCGAAATCGGCCGACGTCGACTACGCCGGCACCGAGGACTACGACGCCTTGCTCTTCGGGGCGCCCCTGACGCTACGGCAACTCACGAGCAAGGGTGACCCCGAGTGCATGGATCTGGCGGCGACCCTCGCGGCCCACGAGTTGACCCACGAGCAGCTGGTCGACGTGGGGATCCTCTGTGGGACCGACTTCAACGAGGGCGTCCACGGGATGGGGCCCAAGACGGCGGTGAAGGCGATCCACGAACACGGCGACCTGGCGGGCGTCCTCGACGCCCGAGACGCCGTGGTCGGGGAGATGGAGGCGGTCCGCGAGCTGTTCTTACAGCCGGACGTGACCGACGACTACGGGTTCGACACCGCCCTCTCGCCGGACGTCGCGGGTGCCCGCGAGTACGTCGCCGACTGGGAGATCCCCGCCGATGAGGTATCGAGGGGATTCGAGCGCATCGAGGAATCGGTCACCCAGACCGGGCTGGATCAGTGGACCTGA
- a CDS encoding COG1361 S-layer family protein: MLGWGRLWPGRRGATAIGFVLLVVLASGVVAGVQGQPNVSVFAPENTVSPGETTQIDLQLMNNGTIEEGSEGIEVITQQGDRQRVQTARNVTVEAEADGPPFEVETATVPVGSLPEGTSQPIPITVSVNEDAPASTYQLTVTVEYVYTSQVENGEETVVSETITEEVPIVIEESARFDVESVESDLEVGSDGEVTGTVENVGSGDAEDAVLRLTNESGTLGFAEREYALGDVEAGESAEFTFDADVSAEASAGDRQLDFVVAYQDERGNDREATTSTQVGVDPESEKFSVEPLNASVESGASDTVELEVTNEGEEDVSNLNAQLFADSPLSVGSDQAYAAELPAGESVVLSFDVSAESDTAGTYPVDIDFSYDDGEGDTQLSEQYQVPVDVTEPADDGFGGWTLGAAGLALAIVGLAVGIRRFA, from the coding sequence ATGCTCGGATGGGGAAGGTTGTGGCCGGGTCGCCGGGGGGCGACCGCGATCGGATTCGTACTGCTCGTCGTCCTTGCAAGCGGCGTCGTCGCCGGGGTGCAGGGCCAGCCCAACGTGAGCGTCTTCGCACCCGAGAACACGGTCTCGCCGGGCGAGACGACGCAGATCGACCTCCAGTTGATGAACAACGGGACCATCGAGGAGGGCAGCGAGGGCATCGAGGTCATCACCCAGCAGGGTGATCGCCAGCGCGTCCAGACCGCGCGCAACGTGACCGTCGAGGCCGAGGCCGACGGCCCGCCCTTCGAGGTCGAGACCGCGACGGTCCCCGTCGGAAGCCTCCCGGAGGGGACGAGCCAACCGATCCCGATCACCGTCTCGGTCAACGAGGACGCGCCGGCGAGCACCTACCAGCTGACGGTCACCGTCGAGTACGTCTATACGAGTCAGGTCGAGAACGGCGAGGAGACGGTCGTCTCCGAGACGATCACCGAGGAGGTGCCGATCGTGATCGAGGAGAGCGCTCGCTTCGACGTCGAGAGCGTCGAGAGCGACCTCGAGGTCGGCAGCGACGGCGAGGTGACGGGTACGGTCGAGAACGTCGGCAGCGGGGACGCCGAGGACGCCGTCCTCCGGCTGACGAACGAGTCGGGTACCCTCGGCTTTGCCGAACGGGAGTACGCGCTTGGCGACGTCGAGGCCGGCGAGAGCGCCGAGTTTACCTTCGACGCCGACGTGAGCGCCGAGGCGAGCGCGGGCGACCGGCAACTGGACTTCGTCGTCGCCTACCAAGACGAGCGGGGCAACGACCGCGAGGCGACGACGAGCACACAAGTGGGCGTCGACCCCGAAAGCGAGAAGTTCAGCGTCGAACCGCTCAACGCGAGCGTCGAGAGCGGGGCGAGCGACACGGTCGAACTCGAAGTCACAAACGAGGGCGAGGAGGACGTGAGCAACCTCAACGCACAGCTCTTCGCCGACAGCCCGCTCTCGGTCGGGAGCGATCAGGCCTACGCCGCCGAACTCCCCGCCGGCGAGTCGGTGGTCCTCTCCTTCGACGTGAGCGCCGAGAGCGACACCGCGGGGACCTACCCGGTCGATATCGACTTCAGCTACGACGACGGCGAGGGCGACACCCAGCTCTCCGAGCAGTACCAGGTCCCCGTCGATGTGACCGAACCGGCCGACGACGGCTTCGGCGGCTGGACGCTCGGCGCGGCCGGCCTCGCGCTGGCGATCGTCGGGCTGGCGGTCGGAATCCGCCGGTTCGCGTAG